TCCACCTAAAAATGTTGAAGATTATAAATATATTTTAGGATTACCTGAGTGGTTTTTCTATTCTTGTATAGTAGGATTTATTTGGGTTAATATAGCAGTGTTTACTGTAACTAAGATGTTTTTTAAGGATATTGATTTAAATACAGGTGATATAAATGAATAAATTTCAGTTATTATTACCTATAATAA
The Streptobacillus ratti genome window above contains:
- a CDS encoding YhdT family protein → PPKNVEDYKYILGLPEWFFYSCIVGFIWVNIAVFTVTKMFFKDIDLNTGDINE